A single region of the Hyphomicrobiales bacterium genome encodes:
- a CDS encoding hypothetical protein (Evidence 5 : Unknown function), translating into MSDLLYYTLGYLALSSDALLFGAFIVGFPVALALLMTYLFMKHEAPSASEDDEPYGEASSYRRDREL; encoded by the coding sequence ATGTCCGACCTCCTCTACTACACCCTCGGATATCTGGCTCTATCCAGTGACGCGCTTCTCTTTGGCGCCTTCATCGTCGGCTTCCCGGTCGCCCTCGCTCTCCTCATGACCTACCTGTTCATGAAGCATGAGGCGCCTTCCGCCTCGGAAGACGACGAGCCCTACGGCGAAGCCTCCTCCTACCGTCGAGATCGTGAGCTATGA
- a CDS encoding Transcriptional regulator with XRE-family HTH domain, producing MSPMAHIRKSVFGVSQAHFAAIAGVSQATVSRWERFEWEPNRDELARIREEAMRRGIKWSDALFFQNTLRDEAA from the coding sequence ATGTCTCCAATGGCGCATATCCGCAAGTCGGTTTTCGGTGTTTCGCAAGCGCACTTCGCTGCGATAGCCGGGGTGTCTCAAGCGACCGTTTCCCGTTGGGAGCGGTTCGAGTGGGAACCAAACCGCGATGAGCTAGCTCGCATCCGCGAGGAAGCCATGCGGCGCGGCATCAAGTGGAGTGATGCCCTTTTCTTCCAAAATACTCTGAGGGACGAAGCTGCATGA
- a CDS encoding hypothetical protein (Evidence 5 : Unknown function), whose product MFRLLCSSADASFKSGIGNALFLAFDWSGGLVAGSFRLDLSVQSNDLRSLRWRCPVTLEKLE is encoded by the coding sequence ATGTTTCGACTGCTGTGCTCATCGGCTGATGCCTCGTTCAAGAGCGGCATTGGTAACGCGCTGTTTCTCGCGTTCGATTGGTCTGGTGGCCTTGTGGCGGGCTCGTTTCGCCTGGATCTGAGCGTCCAGAGCAACGATCTCCGGTCGCTTCGGTGGCGGTGCCCAGTCACGCTTGAAAAGCTGGAGTAG
- a CDS encoding conserved hypothetical protein (Evidence 4 : Unknown function but conserved in other organisms) has product MNTDLKRYCERLANIERERADLAADAKEIKQEIKSAGFDVTLANKIVRLMLMEDSKRNKALEQIELFDAYLSATGLLYSSEPEPEIPNSPRPAVPPSVQNEGEGNQGLDQVAQKAEDCKPLSAGAAKAGVVSPDPSNFVTDAGEGEETATSVDPAPVPDAPKNLQALDDDPWLRKRFPKEIQGVAQ; this is encoded by the coding sequence ATGAACACCGACCTCAAGCGATACTGCGAACGCCTCGCCAATATCGAACGCGAACGCGCCGACTTGGCGGCCGACGCGAAGGAAATCAAGCAGGAAATCAAATCGGCCGGGTTCGACGTGACGCTCGCGAACAAGATCGTGCGCTTGATGCTCATGGAAGACTCAAAGCGCAATAAAGCTCTGGAGCAGATTGAGCTTTTCGACGCCTATTTGTCTGCGACAGGCTTGCTCTATTCAAGCGAGCCGGAACCAGAAATCCCGAATTCACCCCGGCCCGCCGTTCCCCCCTCAGTCCAGAACGAAGGAGAGGGCAACCAAGGCTTGGATCAGGTGGCGCAAAAAGCAGAGGACTGCAAGCCTCTGTCGGCTGGGGCCGCGAAGGCGGGAGTTGTTTCGCCAGATCCGAGCAATTTCGTCACGGACGCCGGGGAGGGGGAGGAGACTGCCACCTCCGTTGATCCCGCCCCGGTGCCGGACGCTCCAAAGAACCTGCAAGCTCTCGACGACGATCCGTGGCTGAGGAAGCGCTTTCCAAAAGAAATCCAGGGGGTTGCACAATGA
- a CDS encoding hypothetical protein (Evidence 5 : Unknown function) has protein sequence MSHSIIYDFEDLQLLTTDGRVIARVDGKALIHLTAHFSDDLEIYDMEIEIDDEDGNRAELRQQDDWHFLCRRAIELLWKNNKIDAYDGMEPEEFHAATAADFARDDRLSREAA, from the coding sequence ATGTCCCACTCAATCATCTACGACTTTGAAGATCTGCAACTTCTCACGACAGACGGGCGCGTCATTGCACGTGTCGATGGCAAGGCGCTGATCCACCTTACCGCGCATTTTTCAGATGATCTCGAAATCTACGACATGGAAATCGAGATTGACGACGAGGATGGCAATCGCGCCGAACTCCGCCAGCAGGATGACTGGCACTTCCTGTGCCGTCGAGCGATCGAATTGCTCTGGAAGAACAACAAGATCGACGCCTACGACGGCATGGAGCCAGAAGAATTTCATGCGGCGACAGCGGCGGACTTCGCCCGTGACGATCGCCTGAGCCGGGAGGCTGCGTGA
- a CDS encoding hypothetical protein (Evidence 5 : Unknown function) encodes MADAHDATPRPWAIDPANPYQLIGRSEDGHPFVGFINNPDDAHLIIYATKVVDALRSGGGWKYVPQHVAEGPSEVRHPDGWLICTTSSDELAALIVRAVNHFDEAVDTLKEARQNILDLAHSRGSEVEGTDDELVVYIDDVLSKLEAAS; translated from the coding sequence ATGGCTGACGCACACGACGCCACGCCGAGACCCTGGGCCATAGACCCTGCCAACCCTTACCAACTGATTGGCCGGTCGGAAGATGGCCACCCCTTCGTCGGATTCATAAACAACCCAGATGACGCGCATCTTATTATCTATGCCACTAAGGTCGTAGACGCTCTGCGCTCTGGCGGCGGCTGGAAGTATGTCCCGCAGCATGTTGCCGAAGGCCCGTCCGAGGTTCGTCACCCAGACGGATGGCTGATCTGCACGACGTCAAGCGATGAGCTGGCCGCCCTAATTGTCCGCGCCGTCAATCATTTCGATGAGGCGGTGGATACCCTTAAGGAAGCAAGGCAGAACATCCTCGATTTGGCGCACTCACGCGGGTCAGAGGTCGAAGGGACTGACGATGAGTTGGTCGTCTATATAGACGACGTCCTCTCCAAGCTGGAGGCCGCATCATGA
- a CDS encoding hypothetical protein (Evidence 5 : Unknown function), producing the protein MASADLSWINPFVTATQMNCMTNLTRTGVLSMQNRKPFRTARQKMEARRDATKHSDGAWRSGAPVSYHPAPRS; encoded by the coding sequence ATGGCCTCCGCAGACCTTTCCTGGATCAACCCGTTCGTCACCGCCACCCAAATGAACTGCATGACGAACCTGACACGCACTGGCGTTCTCAGCATGCAGAACCGCAAGCCATTTCGCACTGCGCGGCAGAAGATGGAGGCGCGTCGTGATGCGACAAAGCACTCAGACGGCGCATGGCGATCGGGCGCCCCGGTTTCGTACCACCCTGCCCCGCGCAGCTGA
- a CDS encoding hypothetical protein (Evidence 5 : Unknown function): MTIPAFLSNNQAAIKFGARLPALPMCGLDHTHVDQDIRRRSLVVASQLVLWDLEAAGHVYGQGELKFPPLRRQPIRLQPEPRMSSAGSPSLLCAEFGGGA; encoded by the coding sequence ATGACCATTCCGGCCTTTCTATCAAACAACCAAGCGGCCATTAAGTTCGGCGCCCGCCTGCCGGCCCTTCCGATGTGCGGTCTGGATCATACCCACGTTGATCAAGACATTCGACGTCGCAGCTTGGTCGTCGCCTCCCAACTCGTACTCTGGGATCTGGAAGCGGCAGGCCATGTATACGGGCAGGGGGAACTCAAGTTCCCGCCGCTTCGCCGCCAACCAATTCGGTTGCAGCCTGAGCCCCGGATGAGTTCAGCCGGTTCCCCGTCTCTCCTTTGCGCAGAGTTTGGCGGAGGGGCGTAA
- a CDS encoding hypothetical protein (Evidence 5 : Unknown function), giving the protein MTLHDMIREMADVVIYNCQPPFTVRNVALCLIDKGYTSDKFTWCLDDIIALARELSEGQERAA; this is encoded by the coding sequence ATGACCCTCCACGACATGATTAGAGAAATGGCTGACGTAGTTATCTATAATTGTCAGCCGCCATTCACCGTTAGAAATGTCGCCCTTTGTCTCATCGATAAGGGATACACATCAGACAAGTTCACTTGGTGCCTTGATGACATCATTGCATTGGCCCGTGAGCTTTCCGAGGGACAGGAGAGGGCTGCGTGA
- a CDS encoding conserved hypothetical protein (Evidence 4 : Unknown function but conserved in other organisms), with the protein MITYNLREFLGRSTDKEFDETTLGTVLSSLPALSSSGPWLAGGALRRTLLGKEPDSDLDFFFKDADQLLAFRDGLENAGLVKVRETKHHMHYRGPIGESGIHRDVQLIRFAFYENAEAVIDSFDFTVCMFAFDGETLTVGDHALWDLGRKRLAVHKISYPVATMRRLLKYANQGFTACKGALGAILLQTAQSAELQAQIDIEYVD; encoded by the coding sequence ATGATTACCTATAACCTGCGCGAGTTTCTGGGCCGTTCGACGGACAAGGAATTCGACGAAACCACGCTGGGGACCGTCCTTTCGTCGTTGCCGGCACTAAGCAGTTCAGGACCGTGGCTAGCTGGCGGAGCCCTGCGACGCACACTCTTGGGCAAGGAGCCAGATAGCGACCTCGACTTCTTCTTCAAAGACGCGGACCAGCTTCTCGCCTTCCGGGATGGGCTGGAGAATGCCGGACTCGTGAAGGTCCGCGAGACCAAGCACCACATGCATTATCGTGGCCCAATAGGAGAAAGCGGCATCCACCGCGACGTTCAACTCATCAGATTTGCATTCTATGAGAATGCCGAGGCCGTAATCGACAGCTTTGATTTCACCGTATGCATGTTCGCCTTCGACGGTGAAACGCTAACCGTTGGCGACCACGCGCTCTGGGATCTTGGTCGAAAGCGTCTTGCCGTCCACAAGATCTCATATCCAGTCGCGACCATGCGACGACTGCTGAAGTATGCCAATCAAGGGTTCACAGCCTGCAAGGGTGCGCTGGGGGCGATACTTCTACAGACAGCGCAGTCCGCTGAACTGCAAGCGCAGATCGACATTGAATATGTGGACTGA
- a CDS encoding hypothetical protein (Evidence 5 : Unknown function), with amino-acid sequence MTALISFSLACLAIWLSTYNALAGDLVTAAFGYTLAALLVAIEIVAAALKPEVRV; translated from the coding sequence ATGACCGCCCTCATATCCTTCTCACTCGCATGCCTCGCCATATGGCTATCCACTTACAACGCGCTCGCGGGCGACCTCGTGACAGCCGCCTTTGGCTACACGTTGGCCGCCCTTCTGGTCGCGATTGAGATTGTCGCCGCCGCCCTCAAACCGGAGGTGCGGGTATGA
- a CDS encoding conserved hypothetical protein (Evidence 4 : Unknown function but conserved in other organisms) encodes MTPLAHAIVRDSLAPAHKKVWRSPTPPPELVGVHCFECTEVAVLALEIGSKKARSVKWNKDETASLPADRMWIEYVLFDDTGTSARMGTLLEKTTDTTARLRTFVRPGGTEKIAAFGVDAQIPLFGHDNDVARITGSNENRGTYIEILGTTFGCLAIINTPRAFLRRERQPHKGLAKAIKAAGSHSPLNRWSEIVLDFDPSFDGETTSQTGRLSGPKAYHYCRAHLRIKNGKLEQVRGHMRGDPALGTVQSRYTLKGPRAAPCENGGA; translated from the coding sequence ATGACCCCTCTGGCACATGCGATAGTTAGGGACTCCTTGGCGCCTGCACACAAGAAAGTGTGGCGGTCCCCCACCCCACCCCCGGAGCTCGTTGGCGTGCATTGCTTTGAATGCACGGAGGTGGCGGTGCTCGCCTTAGAGATTGGCAGTAAAAAGGCACGCTCGGTTAAGTGGAACAAGGACGAGACAGCCAGTCTCCCCGCAGACCGAATGTGGATCGAGTATGTCCTTTTCGATGACACCGGCACTTCCGCAAGAATGGGTACGCTACTTGAAAAGACGACTGATACGACTGCTCGCCTTAGAACATTTGTGCGTCCCGGCGGAACTGAGAAAATTGCGGCATTCGGAGTTGATGCTCAGATCCCCCTTTTTGGTCATGACAACGACGTCGCTCGCATAACAGGGTCGAATGAGAACAGGGGCACGTACATCGAAATATTGGGGACTACGTTCGGGTGCCTTGCGATCATCAACACTCCACGGGCATTTCTAAGGAGAGAACGACAGCCTCACAAAGGCCTTGCCAAAGCGATAAAGGCGGCCGGGTCCCATTCACCGCTCAATCGCTGGTCTGAAATCGTGCTTGATTTCGATCCGAGCTTTGACGGCGAGACAACCAGCCAAACCGGACGTTTGTCAGGGCCGAAAGCTTACCATTACTGCCGCGCCCACCTGCGCATCAAAAACGGGAAGCTTGAGCAGGTTCGCGGGCACATGCGTGGAGATCCGGCCCTTGGGACTGTCCAAAGCCGCTACACGCTCAAGGGGCCTAGAGCCGCGCCGTGCGAGAATGGAGGCGCCTAA
- a CDS encoding hypothetical protein (Evidence 5 : Unknown function), giving the protein MLDYKQSRAIAVHVLGLMARDKEALTRFFNVTGASPETISACAQSPGFFEAVLDFSVADAAFLKHIEVQLRLPASAIDSARACFKAESEADTRVVSISGWADRQDPPRKSRKAALPSLPPRALYARA; this is encoded by the coding sequence ATGCTGGACTACAAGCAATCGCGAGCGATAGCGGTCCATGTGCTGGGGCTTATGGCGCGCGATAAGGAGGCCCTAACGCGCTTCTTCAACGTGACGGGCGCCAGTCCCGAGACGATCAGCGCCTGCGCGCAGTCACCCGGATTTTTTGAAGCGGTTCTGGATTTTTCAGTCGCGGACGCCGCTTTCCTCAAGCACATTGAGGTGCAGCTGCGCTTGCCTGCGTCCGCGATAGACAGCGCCAGGGCGTGCTTTAAGGCCGAGTCAGAGGCCGACACGCGCGTGGTATCCATATCCGGATGGGCTGATCGGCAAGATCCGCCTCGCAAGAGCCGCAAGGCTGCCCTGCCGTCTCTGCCTCCTCGGGCGCTATACGCTAGGGCGTGA
- a CDS encoding hypothetical protein (Evidence 5 : Unknown function), whose translation MAENTSVLSVKFTERKDHTEMTAIAEAAALIRRVAGYRKPDESLKAVFLRVARKLSSRLPKYIGPMKPGRVEDIWREEARMIRSEEMDALRALAAEHKATEEAARDEFKALERRIEAIERTLGLSPAHVAGARHLAMVGALGDLDRALDGGAR comes from the coding sequence GTGGCGGAGAACACAAGCGTCCTCTCGGTGAAATTCACCGAGCGCAAGGATCACACTGAAATGACAGCTATCGCCGAAGCGGCTGCATTGATCCGGCGTGTTGCTGGATACCGGAAGCCAGATGAATCGCTGAAGGCGGTCTTTCTGCGCGTCGCGCGAAAACTGTCGTCGCGACTGCCGAAGTATATCGGCCCGATGAAGCCGGGTCGTGTCGAAGATATCTGGCGAGAAGAAGCCCGCATGATCCGCTCCGAGGAGATGGATGCGTTGCGCGCCCTCGCCGCCGAGCACAAGGCCACAGAGGAGGCCGCCCGCGATGAGTTCAAAGCCTTGGAGCGCCGCATTGAAGCCATTGAACGAACCTTGGGCTTATCACCTGCGCATGTGGCTGGCGCTCGTCACCTTGCGATGGTCGGGGCGCTTGGCGACCTGGATCGCGCCTTGGACGGCGGGGCTCGGTAG
- a CDS encoding hypothetical protein (Evidence 5 : Unknown function) yields the protein MMSKVPVHTCADKYCPVYGQPTRNTCGCHKTSEQMLLAQRDTYETALRKIVSIKHANLEAYCREADSIALDALASAEAV from the coding sequence GTGATGAGCAAGGTTCCCGTCCACACCTGCGCTGACAAATATTGCCCTGTATATGGCCAGCCAACACGCAATACATGCGGCTGCCATAAGACCAGCGAGCAGATGCTGCTTGCCCAGCGGGACACCTACGAAACCGCGCTGCGAAAGATCGTGTCGATCAAGCACGCGAACCTGGAAGCCTATTGTCGAGAAGCCGACAGCATCGCGTTGGACGCCCTCGCAAGTGCGGAGGCAGTATAA
- a CDS encoding hypothetical protein (Evidence 5 : Unknown function), whose amino-acid sequence MKVSDWLFFTYMAGYVGIGLYAVFGISGIAVWMVPWTAYMLWDSWAGRE is encoded by the coding sequence ATGAAGGTCAGTGACTGGCTCTTCTTCACGTACATGGCCGGTTACGTCGGCATAGGACTCTACGCCGTCTTTGGCATCTCAGGCATAGCCGTATGGATGGTGCCTTGGACGGCCTACATGCTGTGGGACTCGTGGGCAGGCCGCGAATGA
- a CDS encoding hypothetical protein (Evidence 5 : Unknown function), whose protein sequence is MAHYMKQRRTPLVVNQNHLKRISLMPGNKNLSGIPSDPSGYNIEKNIPMPMPGGSRRRYPFYELNVGESFHISGSEKDMQAVRVAACHYGRRHGRKFTVRAEDEGGRCWRIA, encoded by the coding sequence TTGGCCCACTATATGAAGCAAAGGCGAACGCCGCTTGTCGTGAACCAAAATCACCTGAAGCGGATCAGCCTGATGCCGGGAAATAAAAACCTCTCGGGAATACCGAGTGATCCAAGTGGCTATAACATAGAAAAAAATATCCCCATGCCGATGCCCGGCGGCTCAAGAAGGCGTTACCCATTTTACGAACTCAATGTTGGCGAAAGTTTCCACATAAGTGGTTCGGAGAAAGATATGCAAGCAGTCCGAGTTGCTGCGTGTCATTACGGGCGTAGGCATGGAAGGAAATTCACAGTACGAGCAGAAGATGAAGGGGGCCGTTGCTGGCGTATTGCCTGA
- a CDS encoding hypothetical protein (Evidence 5 : Unknown function), whose amino-acid sequence MSDTDEPRHIRVVYPEPLQPNLSRDVASYVKRIVAFERRIELENKGKACVYAEARLAGLDAAALKTAVRVVLSLKDSNAENLNGLGKTVKDYLDLALAKQGHEGSK is encoded by the coding sequence ATGAGTGACACTGACGAGCCGAGACATATCCGCGTGGTATACCCCGAGCCGCTCCAGCCGAATCTATCTCGGGACGTTGCCTCATACGTCAAGCGGATTGTCGCTTTCGAACGCAGGATAGAGTTGGAAAACAAGGGGAAGGCTTGCGTCTACGCAGAGGCGCGGCTTGCCGGCCTCGATGCTGCCGCGCTCAAAACCGCGGTCCGCGTGGTCCTTAGCCTCAAAGACAGCAACGCCGAAAATCTCAACGGTCTGGGCAAGACCGTAAAGGACTACCTCGACCTAGCCCTTGCTAAACAGGGCCATGAGGGGAGCAAATAA
- a CDS encoding hypothetical protein (Evidence 5 : Unknown function), with protein MHASYAQAHYLVKMHMRAFFMRMRMIVTMITSDEIRALMAAHSWTQSDLAGRVGVKQSTVSRWLGGQTPDPAAQAKLEAIVRGNIPIPAPPRPEPNASVTIPPPTFGEKTLPILGRAVGGEDGRFVFNGEVIEYVAMPPQLQGVPNAYGVFVSGTSMMPRFNPGEQVWVHPSRPPHAGNDVVVQLKGDGLGDPPDGFIKRFVAWTPQALIVEQFNPPRRFEFDRDQVESVHVVVGSIFTP; from the coding sequence ATGCATGCATCATATGCGCAGGCGCATTATCTCGTCAAGATGCATATGCGTGCTTTTTTTATGCGTATGCGTATGATCGTTACCATGATTACAAGTGACGAAATCCGGGCGCTCATGGCGGCACACTCTTGGACCCAGTCCGACCTAGCCGGTCGGGTCGGAGTGAAACAGTCGACTGTGTCGCGCTGGCTCGGCGGTCAGACGCCAGATCCGGCCGCGCAAGCGAAGCTGGAAGCTATTGTGCGGGGCAACATCCCGATACCAGCGCCACCTCGGCCGGAACCAAATGCGTCGGTAACGATTCCCCCTCCAACATTCGGCGAAAAGACGCTACCTATTTTGGGCCGGGCGGTCGGAGGAGAGGACGGCCGGTTCGTCTTCAATGGGGAAGTCATCGAGTATGTAGCCATGCCGCCGCAACTGCAGGGAGTACCTAACGCCTACGGGGTGTTTGTGTCCGGCACCAGTATGATGCCGCGATTCAATCCCGGTGAGCAGGTGTGGGTTCACCCCAGCCGCCCGCCACATGCTGGCAATGACGTGGTTGTGCAGTTGAAGGGGGACGGGCTCGGAGACCCGCCGGACGGCTTTATCAAGCGCTTCGTGGCGTGGACGCCGCAAGCCCTTATCGTGGAACAGTTCAACCCGCCCCGCAGGTTCGAGTTCGACCGCGACCAGGTTGAGAGCGTTCACGTCGTCGTCGGATCCATCTTCACGCCCTAG